TCATCGTGTCGGTAAAATCTCCGCTGAAATCATTCGGGGTGTTTTTAAGAGTGATGCTTTTAGTCTCGATCTATACAATTATGCCGATGAAATAGTCCACGGCATTTATTCGGAAGATACCTTTGTTGATAAATCCAAGCCCCAGGAAGTAAAATCATATAATATTCCCTTTTCAGACTTAAGCTCCGATTGGTTTAGCCCTGACTTTACTGCTTTCTGTACAAATCGAACGCCGGCAGAAATCAATAGGGGTATCGAAACCATTCCTTTTGGGGATAATCGGTTGAGTCATTCTTTATTGTTTGTTCCTATTCGCTGGGAAGGTAAAAACATTGGTCTGGTTTCAGTTCAGAGCTACACTCAAAACACTTACAGTGATGCTGACCTGCCCTTGCTTCAGTCTTTTTCGGATCAAATCGGTGGTGCTTTGGTGCGAGCTCAGCGTGAAGAACAGCTTGAAGAGCAACGTAAGTTACTGGTTCGCGAAGAAAAAAAATATCGGGCACTCATTGAAAATGCTGGAGATGCTGTTTTTGTAGCCACTCTAGGTGGAAATATTCATATTGTGAATGAGCAGTTTTGCAGTGCTCTTGGGTATACGCAAGAAGAATTATTGGATTTAAACATCAGAGATATCGACCCGCAATTCTTCAGAACCTTAAACAGGGAAAAGATCGCTTCGCTTAAAGGCGAAAAAAATTCATACACATTAGAATCAAATTATAGAACCAAAACAAATCTAAGTTTTCCTGTTGAGCAACGGATCAGCTTGTGTGAAATAGCTCGTAAACCTAATATTCTGTGCTTTTCCAGAAATATCACTCAACGCAAATTGACTGAACTCCGCGAACTGTCTTTGCGCAAGCTAGCTCATGACTTGAATGATTCCACAAGCATGCACACGGTTGGTCAACTAGCCGCTAGAGCTATTCGCTCCTTTTTTGACTCCGATGCTTTTGCCGTCGAGTTTTTTGATACTGAAAACCAAATGATCCTTGGGGTGTATTCAGAGGATACTTTTAGAACAGAAAAAACACCTCGAGAGGTTTCAGTTGGCGACACTGCTTTTTCAGAGGTTCGTTCTGATTTTTTTAAACTGAACGCAATTGTCCATGTTCGTAACCGGTCGGCTCAACAATTAAAAAAACTTCGGAATAACCGTCCTTTTGGGTCGGGTCGCCTAAGTCATTCACTACTTTTTGCACCAATTGTTTGGGAAAACAATAATATTGGCATTCTCACTGTGCAAAGTTATACCGATAATAAATACTCAAATAGTGATCTTGGTGATATTCAAACTTTCGCTGACCAGATCGGTGGCGCACTGATGCGTACCCGGAAGGATGAAGAGTTAACTGCCAAAAAAAATGAACTACAGGAAAGTGAAGAAAAATATCGCAGTATTATCGAGAATGCCGGTGACGCGCTTTTCGTATCTTCGCTTCGGGGTGATATTTTGGCTTTTAATCAGCGTGCCGCAGAGTCACTTGGCTATAGCGAAAAACAACTTTTCAGTTTGAACCTCAAAGAATTTGATCCTGACTTCAGAAAGCAGCTTTCTGTAAAGCGGTTAAATAAACTAGCCGAAGATCAATCTTCTATTACTATTGAAACCAATCATATCCGTCAGGACGGTTCACGCTTTCCGGTTGAGCTAAGGGTTGGCACGATGGTAATGGGTGGAAAACAAGCTGTTCTCTATTTTGCCAGAGACATCAGTGAACGCAAGGCGAATGAAATATTTCGGGAGGCACTGCGCAAAATGACCCGCGCTTTAACCGTTCCGCTGCAACCCTGGGAGGTTGGTCAAATAGCGGCGACTGTTCTGTATGACCTTTTCTCTCAGGATGCTTTTGCCCTCTATCAAATAGATATCCCTAATCATCTGGCTAGAAATCTGTATGCAGAGGACACCTTTCTCGGAGATGATCGACCACAGGAAATAGCGATTGATTCCTCTCTCTTTGATTTCCATAAAAATGCTGAAGTAATGAGTATACCACGCCCCCTGTTGATCAATAGAAAAAAGGGCTGTAAAACCGTTTCGCTGGATGTCTTTGGTGATGTTTCTCGAAAGAGCAAATCCTTGGTTTTTGTGCCTCTTTTCTGGGAGGGAGACCAAATCGGTGTTTTCTCACTGCAAAGCTACACCGCCAACAAGTTTACAGAGGATGATATTGAAAAACTCAAGATTTTTGCCAATCAGATCGGTGGTGCGCTGGTCCGCGCTAAAACAGATGCTGAGTTGCTTAACCAGACAGAAGAACTAACGATCAGAGAGCAGGATCTGAAAGCACTGGTAAACGAAAAAGATGTCTTGTTGAAAGAGGTCTATCATCGTACCAAGAACAATATGCAGGTGATCGTCGGCCTCCTGGAGATGCATAGCTATAAAACAACTCAGAAAGCCACCCTGGCCGTGATTGAAGAAATGGTCAATAGAATTGCCAGTATGGGTATGGTTCATGATCTTTTATACCGCTCAAAAAGACTTGATGTAATCCAGTTGGATGACTATCTGGAAAAACTGATCAATCGCTTGCTGACTGCTTATCAGACATCTACAGGGGAGATCGTCTTGAATTTTGAGTCTGAAGCTATTCCGGTTGATATTCAGTTCGCTGTTCCCCTGGGTCTGGTGATCAATGAGGTGGTCAGCAATACCTTAAAATATGCTTTTCCTGATAATTGTGATGGTCAGATCACTGTTTCAATAAAAACCTGGAAGGATCGTGGTCTTGACCTTAAGATAGGTGATAATGGTATCGGCCTTAAAAAGGGTTTTAACCCTGGGCGATCCACTTCACTGGGGATGCGTATTATTCAGGATATTATCAGGCTTCAATTGTTTGGAGATATCACAACAATATCTGCGAATGGCCTGATGTATCATATTAAGATCCCTTCCCTGGTGCTGGAGTAGCGAGTCGTAAGGTTTTGTTTGTGCACACTTTAAATCAATGGTTATATTCAATAATTTCAAACAACTACAAGATAAGGAAGTGTTGTTTAAATGGCTAAAGCAAAGAAGGTTTTACTGGTAGAAGACGAAGTGATCACAGCTTCCTCTCTGAAAATGGGTTTAGAAGAACTTGGTTATCTTGTGTGTCCGTTAGCCACACGGGCAGATCGCGCCCTGATCATTGCAGAAGAGGAAAAACCTGATGTGGTTCTTATGGATGTAAATTTACCCGGGGGAATGAATGGTCTTGAAGCTGCGGCAAAAATTCTCTCACTGATCGACACGAAAATTCTCTTTCTTACCGGATATCACGATGATGATGTTATTGGCAAGATCAAAGCTTTGAATCCCCTGGGGTATTTTGTAAAGCCCGTTAGTGCTCTAAGAATCAAAGCCATGCTTGATGAGCGTTTATAAGTCCAGCCATCCTTCTTTTATCAACAACATTAAAGCATTTATCGCTTTTGCTTCTGTGGAGCTGCTTGTTTATACAGAATACGCAATAAAGAGTTGGGCTGTATAGTAAGTTAAAAGAACTAATGCCTGGCCTCCACTTGACTTTTTTACAAATCGATTGATTCCCAGGGTCGCGTCCGAAAAAACAAAAAAGCCAGTTCCTAAAAAAGCCAGAATACTACTGGAAGTATAAGAAAGAATCATTCTGTCGCTTGATTGCCATAGCATCATAACCAGAATAATAATATAAAAAGTAACTGGAATTGCCATTTTTCCTGCCCGGGGAAGCAATATTTTAAGGAAAAGTAGGGCTATTACAAGTCCTGGTATCAAGAGGTAATAATTTGTTGGAAAGCCCGAGCTACTGATAAAGGCAGCCAGATAGAGCAGGTGAGCCATAAAAAAACTGGATAGCCCCTGTATAAACTTGTCGGTCCGCTTCATTAGGAAGACATCACCTGCCATTGAAACCATTAAGCCCAGAATAATCATAGTTTTATAAAATATAGAAACTTCACTCGCTTGAAACAACGCGATCAGAATGATTATTGCCAAAGTTAATGGCTTGAAAATATAGGTTTGGTTCCAACGTTGTTTGAAATCTGCCCGTATGTGCAAAACGGCTGATGTAATCGCAAAAGCAGAAAGCAGCAGTATCAACTTATTTTCCTTCCCTGGAAAATATTTTGGTGGTCTTTGACACCCTCGTAAAAAGTCCCTCTCGCAAAGTGTTGATAAATAAGAATATAGCCCAACATGCTGTATGTGATTGTATTTAATGGAATTAGGTCGTGTTTCATAATTATTCAATTACTTTTTGCGGTTCCGTCAACTTTTACTAAAGCGGATTTCAGTTCTCGAACTAACCCTGCCAGTAGCTTGTCTTCACGCTTATTAAGGTTTCCGGCTGTTTTGAAAAGGAGTGCTTCCAAGATTCCAATGGTCATTTCAGCAGCCTCCAGATTTTTCAGCTTTTTTCCAGTGAGCGGATTAGGATTTACACCAAGTTGACTCCAGGCGCTTGAACTTAACTGGGTAACGAGTACAGTAAACAGGTCGTTGGGATCAATTTTTTTTGAAGCGGTCATTTCATTCCTTTGAAATATTTAAAAACTGGATTTTTGTCAAACATCCTGAGACACCGGGTAAATCAACACCCGATCACCAATAATCCATAATTTGTTTCGTTTTTCTGACAATTAGCGATTCTATCTATTCCCCGCAAGCTAAACTATCTTGCTCCATGCTTGGAATCTTTTTTCTCTTTTTGTCCTGCCTCCTGTGTTTTTAGCAGAATCCTTTTCTCGTGGGGTTATAAGTTACAGAAGATTTTCAATCACGTTCATAAAGTATTAAGAAACCATAATATATGAGGTTCTTCCCCTAAATGCGTACCTGGAGACGAGGATGTCAGGGATATATGGGTATAGAGGCTGTGTGAGAATAAGGACAACGCTTACCCCATGCTTTAGCTTGGGGGTATGATAACCTACTATTACCTAGCCTAAATAATTCATAGCCACTAAGTCACCAAGACACAAAGTTAAATAAAATATATGCTTATCAAAAATTATCACTCACAGATGCAAATAATACTGTTTAAAATGACCTTGTTCATAACTTTAATACTTTTCGTGACTTAGTGTCTTCGTGGCAATAATTCATGAATAATGCAGGCTAGGGCTTTAGCCCAGTATTGTTGGGCTAAAGCCCTCCTTTTTTTTAAGGTTTTTATAACCCCCAGGCTGAAGCCTGGGGTAAGTATCAATAGTAACAGTACTATACGTAGACAACTAAAGCTAATATTAGCAAGCAATTATTCCGGCGCCAAAGAAGTTTTCACACAGGCTCTTTAGCGTGGGGATCTGGGACTCACCTCCAAAAGGGCTTTAGCCCAAGACAACCAGCTACACAGTCGGGCTAAAGCCCTGAGTTTCTAGTGATCTGTTAACCCCTCAAGCTAAAGCATGGGGTCATTACAAAACGCCACAACCTTCAACTGAATTTCGTCAATAGTTACTGGTAACAGTGTTTTGCGCAAACTCCATAGGTCACTTAAGGTGTATTCACCTCATACTGAGTCAATTACAACTATTTTAGAGAAACTTCTGTAAGTTAAAATACTGCGATTGCTTTCAGGGTTGCTGGATTAGATTGTTTACCGATTAGGATAAATGTTGCCGACGGGGTTGGATCAAAACCGGCCTGGTTGACTCGAAATAAACACTTGGACTTTACTGGAGGACCACATGAGCACACAAACCACTGGAGCAGAAACTATTCGCTGGGATCTACAGGAACTCTTTAGCGGGCTTGATGACCCGAAAATCAGTCTTGTTTTGACAGATAGCCGAGTTGCGGCCGAGGATTTTGTTGAACAATTTAAAGGTAAACTGGGCGATTTAAGCCCGGCTGGATTAGCAGAAGCCTACGAAAAATTAGAATCTATCAGCGGACCCCTCTACCGCCTGAGTCAATACATTAATCTTTTGTATGCAGTAGACACAACCGACGATAAGACCAAAGCCCTCTTGGCAAAAATTGAGCAACACTCCTCCGTAACATCCAACTTGTTGGTCTTTTTCAGCCTTGAGCTTGGAAACCTTTCTGATGAGCAATTCTCGCGTTTCGAAGGGTCTTCAGAATTGTCTAGTTTTGCCTATAAAATTGTCAAGCTACGCAAGAACGCTCGCTACAATCTGAGTGAAAAAGAAGAACAGATCATCAACCTTAAAGATCTAAATGGTGCCAGTGCCCACCAAAAGCTTTACAATGAGTTGGTCTCCTCTTTTTCTTTTGACTTTGAAATTGATGGAGAGACCCAAACTCTGAATGGCGATCAGCTACGTGCTTTGCGTCAACATCCCGATGCAGATGTTCGTCAGCGTGCCATGCAATTGTTTTTCTCTCGTTATGAAGAAAACGCTCTGGTAATCAATCATTTGTATAATGCTTTGGTTAAAGATCATGGTATTGAGGTCGACCTGCGTGGCTTCAAGAGCCCTATCAGCGTCATGAACACCCATAACGACTTGAGTGATGAAGCCATTCAGGCTCTGAATGAAGTTACCACTGAATCATATACTCTGGTAAATCGCTATTATAAACTAAAGGCTAAAATACTGGGGTTGGATACCATGACCCTGGCTGATATCTATGCTCCCTTGCCGGAAGCTTCTAAATTCTACTCTTTCGAAGAGGCTCAAAAGTTGGTATTGGATGGCTTTCGTTCTTTTGATAATGATTTTTACAAAATGGCCAAAAGCATGTTTGACGAAAATCGTATTGATGCTCCTGTTGAACCCAAAAAGCGGGGTGGCGCTTTCTGTTCCAGCTCCACGCCTGACCTGAAACCCTACGTCTTGCTGAATTACACCGGCAAAGTACGGGATGTGTCAACCATGGCGCATGAGATCGGACATGCGATTCATGCCATGTTCTCTAGCGATCAAAAGCTGATGAATTATCACTCCATTTTGCCCCTGGCTGAAACAGCTTCCATTTTCTCCGAAATGGTTCTGACGGATTCACTCTTAAAAAAAGAGACTGATGTAGAAGTGAAAAAATCCATGTTGACCGGAAAACTGGAAGACATTTTTGCCAGCTCTCATCGCCAGAATATGTTCAGTAGTTTTGAAATAGCCTCCCACGCCGCGATCAATGAGCAACTGCAGAGTGCCCAAGAATTGAGTAAGCTTTACACTAACGAGCTCAAGAAAATGTTTGGTGACAGTGTCGCTTTTACGCCAGAGTATGCCTGGGAATGGTC
This sequence is a window from Candidatus Neomarinimicrobiota bacterium. Protein-coding genes within it:
- a CDS encoding DUF1844 domain-containing protein; this encodes MTASKKIDPNDLFTVLVTQLSSSAWSQLGVNPNPLTGKKLKNLEAAEMTIGILEALLFKTAGNLNKREDKLLAGLVRELKSALVKVDGTAKSN
- a CDS encoding M3 family oligoendopeptidase, producing MSTQTTGAETIRWDLQELFSGLDDPKISLVLTDSRVAAEDFVEQFKGKLGDLSPAGLAEAYEKLESISGPLYRLSQYINLLYAVDTTDDKTKALLAKIEQHSSVTSNLLVFFSLELGNLSDEQFSRFEGSSELSSFAYKIVKLRKNARYNLSEKEEQIINLKDLNGASAHQKLYNELVSSFSFDFEIDGETQTLNGDQLRALRQHPDADVRQRAMQLFFSRYEENALVINHLYNALVKDHGIEVDLRGFKSPISVMNTHNDLSDEAIQALNEVTTESYTLVNRYYKLKAKILGLDTMTLADIYAPLPEASKFYSFEEAQKLVLDGFRSFDNDFYKMAKSMFDENRIDAPVEPKKRGGAFCSSSTPDLKPYVLLNYTGKVRDVSTMAHEIGHAIHAMFSSDQKLMNYHSILPLAETASIFSEMVLTDSLLKKETDVEVKKSMLTGKLEDIFASSHRQNMFSSFEIASHAAINEQLQSAQELSKLYTNELKKMFGDSVAFTPEYAWEWSSIPHIFNVPFYVYAYNFGNLLVLALYQQYLDEGDSFKPKYKEFLSMGSSASPADITGIVGADINHPDFWRKSLKYIESLIDQLEELVG
- a CDS encoding response regulator, whose translation is MAKAKKVLLVEDEVITASSLKMGLEELGYLVCPLATRADRALIIAEEEKPDVVLMDVNLPGGMNGLEAAAKILSLIDTKILFLTGYHDDDVIGKIKALNPLGYFVKPVSALRIKAMLDERL
- a CDS encoding lysoplasmalogenase — encoded protein: MNNYETRPNSIKYNHIQHVGLYSYLSTLCERDFLRGCQRPPKYFPGKENKLILLLSAFAITSAVLHIRADFKQRWNQTYIFKPLTLAIIILIALFQASEVSIFYKTMIILGLMVSMAGDVFLMKRTDKFIQGLSSFFMAHLLYLAAFISSSGFPTNYYLLIPGLVIALLFLKILLPRAGKMAIPVTFYIIILVMMLWQSSDRMILSYTSSSILAFLGTGFFVFSDATLGINRFVKKSSGGQALVLLTYYTAQLFIAYSV
- a CDS encoding PAS domain S-box protein, with the protein product MLKPADIIRILIDFDQQISRPDYEKVIRNALLFFYSTFKFDSISLSLANNANTDSDVFTFEGSHSVTLADQEKLLNKTSLKQTISQKSPRYRKALAQQKRLNSFENALKSRGIQSYLLVPLLIGETVVGSLNVGSKNVSGISKEVRSTIALLSQRLSFALHHARLHDSLKKKEHLLASSEERYQTLFTNSPDPVVVHDGTVILDANQAALRFFNSKTNEKYIGKPISDFIHPDSLVQSKNRIKQLLTSKQANRPTLQQFLTADGAVRDVEANAAVIDYKGQTAIVTSFRDITEQKRDQDLLRASEENFRNLFEANPNPIIVHQDGVIVYVNQAALVFAGKGTLSDYIGQDIFSFVHEDSREKALENALLIQNDGLATIAGEQKYLRANGEVRNVDSRGVPIMYMDKPSVMVSFIDTTDRVDARQALLENQQQLELITDHVTHFIVLMDLDFNLLYVNRACVDWFGIKRTALLNGNMADLIVPDAVTASLAQMDAVKQGHKADFFYTFESKKGRLFEFFIVFIPVFDQDKNVFAVLAQVEDITERELSRKALAENKRLLELIIDTIPGLFAYADVDENYLYANQAYADWNQQPKSAIVGNSMKQILPLKTYRFIKPRLAKIKSGEPQAYSRDTKALTGRNCSLDIQYIPHLDHQKKVIGFLTSIQDVTEKKQVESYQIAQRELAYNLTNTLDVHRVGKISAEIIRGVFKSDAFSLDLYNYADEIVHGIYSEDTFVDKSKPQEVKSYNIPFSDLSSDWFSPDFTAFCTNRTPAEINRGIETIPFGDNRLSHSLLFVPIRWEGKNIGLVSVQSYTQNTYSDADLPLLQSFSDQIGGALVRAQREEQLEEQRKLLVREEKKYRALIENAGDAVFVATLGGNIHIVNEQFCSALGYTQEELLDLNIRDIDPQFFRTLNREKIASLKGEKNSYTLESNYRTKTNLSFPVEQRISLCEIARKPNILCFSRNITQRKLTELRELSLRKLAHDLNDSTSMHTVGQLAARAIRSFFDSDAFAVEFFDTENQMILGVYSEDTFRTEKTPREVSVGDTAFSEVRSDFFKLNAIVHVRNRSAQQLKKLRNNRPFGSGRLSHSLLFAPIVWENNNIGILTVQSYTDNKYSNSDLGDIQTFADQIGGALMRTRKDEELTAKKNELQESEEKYRSIIENAGDALFVSSLRGDILAFNQRAAESLGYSEKQLFSLNLKEFDPDFRKQLSVKRLNKLAEDQSSITIETNHIRQDGSRFPVELRVGTMVMGGKQAVLYFARDISERKANEIFREALRKMTRALTVPLQPWEVGQIAATVLYDLFSQDAFALYQIDIPNHLARNLYAEDTFLGDDRPQEIAIDSSLFDFHKNAEVMSIPRPLLINRKKGCKTVSLDVFGDVSRKSKSLVFVPLFWEGDQIGVFSLQSYTANKFTEDDIEKLKIFANQIGGALVRAKTDAELLNQTEELTIREQDLKALVNEKDVLLKEVYHRTKNNMQVIVGLLEMHSYKTTQKATLAVIEEMVNRIASMGMVHDLLYRSKRLDVIQLDDYLEKLINRLLTAYQTSTGEIVLNFESEAIPVDIQFAVPLGLVINEVVSNTLKYAFPDNCDGQITVSIKTWKDRGLDLKIGDNGIGLKKGFNPGRSTSLGMRIIQDIIRLQLFGDITTISANGLMYHIKIPSLVLE